A window of Microcystis aeruginosa FD4 contains these coding sequences:
- a CDS encoding Uma2 family endonuclease, with protein sequence MVTVPLELNTEQIRGEKRVVFNHLSWLSYQQILQAIGENNRAHLFYDRGTLEITMPLEEHEFYRELIGLFIRILVVELGLKIKSLGSTTLAREDLERGAEPDNAYYIQNQAKVLGKRINLTEDPPPDLVVEVDITHTDINKLALYARLGVPELWRFNGQIWRIYRLEKGVYQEGEFSPTFPLVPKTKLYEFLATAKEDEVKAEKNLRAWVVSQLAKNN encoded by the coding sequence ATGGTGACAGTTCCTCTGGAGTTAAATACTGAGCAAATTAGGGGCGAAAAACGGGTAGTTTTTAATCATCTCAGTTGGCTATCCTATCAGCAAATTTTACAAGCAATAGGAGAAAATAATCGCGCCCATTTATTTTATGATCGTGGTACTTTAGAGATTACTATGCCCCTAGAAGAACACGAGTTTTATCGAGAATTAATCGGATTATTTATTCGGATTTTGGTGGTAGAATTGGGTTTAAAAATTAAAAGTCTGGGTTCCACAACTCTAGCTAGGGAAGATTTAGAACGAGGAGCAGAACCGGATAATGCTTACTATATTCAAAATCAAGCCAAAGTGCTAGGAAAAAGGATTAATTTAACTGAAGATCCGCCCCCAGATTTAGTGGTGGAAGTGGATATTACCCACACGGATATTAATAAATTAGCACTTTATGCCCGTTTGGGAGTGCCGGAATTATGGCGTTTTAATGGACAAATTTGGCGCATTTATCGGTTAGAAAAGGGTGTTTATCAGGAAGGAGAATTTAGTCCCACTTTTCCCCTAGTTCCGAAAACTAAACTCTATGAATTTTTAGCCACTGCTAAAGAGGATGAAGTTAAAGCAGAAAAGAATTTAAGAGCATGGGTTGTTAGTCAACTAGCTAAAAATAATTAA